A single genomic interval of Penaeus monodon isolate SGIC_2016 chromosome 30, NSTDA_Pmon_1, whole genome shotgun sequence harbors:
- the LOC119592628 gene encoding 28S ribosomal protein S9, mitochondrial-like (The sequence of the model RefSeq protein was modified relative to this genomic sequence to represent the inferred CDS: added 22 bases not found in genome assembly) — MIIRQLFRCPVVALQGPSKTPLSLIPGIQGKCWNSNTAEAPRPETSEAAVTVGQLDAGKSTAKLSKAMKAYIERAKSHDAFMFEQISEYEIGRRHLANMMGEDPETFTQEDIDNAIAYLLPSGLFEPKARPLMKHPTEVFPKRKAAEFDELGRPFHTLFYTGRPVYFQVLHDITTHVQNLDRFADRMTRYSINKDKERALNLGSSKWVSKEQFESIIVESIQDRHYDFFIKSMNRLVDHPYSYRVEEFIMKFRKSVSSSSEQEIPKLIFTTEGVPYMTASGRRKTAKANVTVYGRGTGKITINGQDILYFNNPQEREQVVFPLQFTDTLETVDVVAEVQEGGSSGQAGAVRHGIALALRSFVDKEMVEKMRLAGLLTYDPRRRERKKPGQKGARAKFTWKKR, encoded by the exons ATGATAATTAGACAACTATTCCGATGTCCAGTAGTGGCATTGCAAGGACCATCTAAAACACCTTTGTCATTAATACCAGGGATTCAG gGAAAATGTTGGAACAGCAACACTGCAGAGGCTCCTAGACCCGAGACAAGTGAAGCAGCAGTAACAGTAGGACAGCTGGATGCAGGGAAATCAACAGCTAAACTAAGCAAGGCCATGAAGGCTTATATTGAAAGGGCAAAATCTCATG ATGCATTCATGTTCGAGCAAATTAGTGAGTATGAGATTGGAAGACGACACTTGGCCAACATGATGGGCGAAGATCCTGAAACATTCACTCAAGAAGATATTGAT AATGCTATTGCATATTTGTTGCCATCGGGATTGTTTGAACCTAAAGCACGGCCATTGATGAAACACCCAACAGAAGTCTTTCCAAAAAGGAAAGCAGCAGAATTTGATGAGTTAGGCCGTCCTTTCCACACACTTTTCTACACAGGACGTCCTGTATACTTTCAGGTCCTACAT GATATAACTACTCATGTCCAGAATCTGGATCGCTTTGCTGATAGAATGACGAGGTACAGCATCaacaaggataaagagagagcacT GAACTTGGGAAGCAGTAAGTGGGTGAGCAAGGAGCAATTTGAATCCATCATAGTGGAAAGTATTCAAGATAGGCAT TATGACTTCTTTATAAAATCAATGAATCGATTGGTTGATCATCCCTATTCATACCGTGTGGAAGAATTTATCATGAAATTCCGCAAAAGTGTATCTTCTTCTTCAGAACAAGAGATTCCAAAG TTGATATTTACAACAGAAGGTGTACCATACATGACTGCTTCTGGGAGGAGGAAGACAGCAAAAGCAAATGTGACTGTGTATGGCAGGGGCACTGGTAAAATCACAATAAATGGTCAAGACATCCTCTACTTTAACAATCCTCAAGAAAGAGAACAG GTGGTTTTTCCTCTGCAATTTACTGATACGCTGGAAACGGTAGATGTGGTTGCTGAAgtgcaggagggagggagttcTGGTCAAGCTGGAGCAGTAAGACATGGAATTGCTTTAGCACTGAGATCATTTGTTGACAAAGAGATGGTTGAGAAAATGAGACTAG CTGGCCTTCTAACATATGAcccaagaagaagagaaaggaagaagccaGGACAGAAAGGAGCAAGAGCTAA